From one Bacteroidota bacterium genomic stretch:
- the sprA gene encoding cell surface protein SprA, producing the protein MKAIADENELNKPKYNPFLTQDTISGMKLQYPFTSRFFEPFNYKFFSPLFLRTPSNIKSQIIYDPRNKEYLFFSRMGNLNYRSPFSMGFNEYQDYALKKSESDYWKERINASGNDSRAGIIPAIHIGGEVFDQIFGGNKIDIRPQGSAELTFGVLSNNRKDETLDVRRRRTTNFDFNEKIQMSVLANIGDKIQFKTNYNTESTFDFENKLALKYEGKEDEIVKLIEAGDVTLPLPTTLITGSQSLFGIKTKLQFGKATITSVFSQQKSQTSSITVQGGAQTNKFSLTAVDYEENRHFFVGQYFREDVIGQDGKPSNRYNEALRNLPVIASNVNITRMEVWVTNIGPAVSDNRNIIALADLGEYHPNNRYINPLSGGNLPSNFSNNLMNNLDTTQLRNINTVSNYLKYDPLNIGQSGYFVAGEDFEKIESARKLRPSEYTYNSKLGFISLNTTLNADQTLAVAYQYTVIGNDRVYQVGEFTDQGVDAPEVLIVKLLKSTSVNTHNKMWDLMMKNVYSIRAYQVNPEDFIFNIFYSGNKNGIPTAYLTEGDENIKGVPLIRLLNMDNLNPQLNPPPDGIFDFIDGAARNGGTIEAANGRIFFPLLEPFGKDLKKLFTDPELANKYSYDSLYTLTKTGAEQYPDKNKFLLEGIYKSSSSNEISLNALNVPQGSVVVSAGGIPLSENIDYTVDYTLGRVRIINEGILNSGTPIRVSLESNSMFNLQTKRLMGTHINYALKENTNIGATIINLNERPLTQKTNYGDDPISNTIWGINFNFEEESRLLTKLVDKLPFISTKEKSIINIDGEFAHFIPGHSRAIGKTGTSYIDDFEGSKSTLDLKNFGAWLMASTPQGQFEMFPEAAPNEGINYGKNRAKFAWYIIDPLFYDRKSNLKPPNIDNNELSKNSVRQVLETEIFPNKDIPNGIPTNIPILNMAFYPKEKGPYNYDADPVGNLTAGINQQGELNNPESRWGGIMRKIESTDFEATNVEYIEFWLMDPFSEDATNNGKLFFNLGDISEDILRDSRKSFENGLPTGPEVVNVDTTIWGRVPTLQSLVESFSNQPGTRKYQDVGYDGLSDDDERSFFDSTNGKHDYLNKIQQIFGPNSNAYLKAIEDPSSDNYHYFRSSAYDDDNKFASILERYKNFNNPEGNSPSSDQNIESYPTAATSLPNIEDINYDNTLSEAERYFQYEIDLDKVKMNIGENYITDIYEATTHQLPNGNFKITKWYQFKIPISQPDQAVGNIQDFKSIRFLRMFMNGFQRPVVLRFATLELVRGEWRRYKNSLLPDEISDPIDLQSQTTFDVSAVNIEENGKRYPVPYVVPPGIEREINIATTDIIRRNEQSMVLKVDNLEDGDARGVYKTTDFDFRQYKNLRMFVHAEKMNESQELQKGELSVFMRFGADFTENYYEYEIPLNFTPWGTNVSDPEAIWPEDNSFNIDLEKLVQIKQQRNIAMRDPNSHLSNSIPYVVYDGNAKVTVIGMPSISDVKAVLIGIRNPKQINSAAGDDGLPKSAEIWVNEMRLTDFSNKGGWAATGRISANLADLGRMTFTGSHNTAGFGSIEQRVNETFREAITSFDFSMDMELGKFFTEKSGIRIPFHFDYSEAQSTPQYNPLDPDVKLNDELESFETKLERDSLKRIVVDYVQRKNINFMNVRKDKVNNTKSKVYDVENLNLSYAYSEIFSRNIDVEYDMKKAYRGGFGYNFNNNPKIYKPFGKSKFLAQSPYLKLIQDFNFYLAPKQISFRTDMFREHDMRTLRNKSRGDVPMETSYVKKWDWNRNYNIKFDLSQSLKLDFRANATAYIDEPQGNPEKGDADYSGYRREIYKEIGSLGTINRYNQILQLNYTLPLQKIPIIDWMSSQFNYQGTYNWGASPRSLQERFGNQIENSAQIQFTGDFNLTRLYDKIPYFKSLNQPTRRVQNRTQTAIGQNVQKEVMRGQEEVELLNRVNYLKVVADNFLKFLMGVKRASFNYSEISGTYIPGFYPEPTSFGNSWKYSPNSDIHNDAPSKLAPGIGFVFGDQRDIRNDAVRYGWLSTDTLLNQPYATKKTTNLTLRASIEPFPGIKIELNADRAYSMNHTEYFRADANGEFHSYSPIDNGSFSMSTIAWSSAFKKELADNMSENFEKFKNNREIIAFRLAGENPNYSGQTFNTDTINGITSRYPVGYGPASQDVLLYSLLAAYTGKDAKKMSLTKFPRIPLPNWRITFTGLSKIKALQKFFRNITIMHAYRASYNVGNFVSSVGRQMVNGYPATLNVDRENYIPEYDISQVSISEQFAPLISIDVILQNSLSAKAEIKKSRNLAFSFTNNQMIEVKSDEIVVGIGYRLKDVSFSMKSSGGGNSSRRLSSDLNLKADFSMRTNKTTLRRIDEGINQISSGQKVISIITSADYMVNQKFNIRFFFDKVINNPFVSNQYPNSTTNGGISLRFILN; encoded by the coding sequence ATGAAAGCCATTGCAGACGAAAATGAACTGAATAAACCAAAATACAACCCTTTCCTGACGCAGGATACCATAAGTGGGATGAAATTGCAGTACCCTTTTACAAGTCGATTTTTTGAACCTTTTAATTATAAATTTTTTAGTCCCCTATTTTTAAGAACCCCTTCAAATATTAAATCTCAGATTATTTATGATCCTCGAAATAAAGAATATCTTTTTTTTAGTCGGATGGGGAATCTGAACTACCGTTCTCCTTTCAGCATGGGCTTTAACGAATATCAGGACTATGCATTAAAAAAATCGGAAAGTGATTATTGGAAAGAGCGGATCAATGCATCGGGAAATGATAGCAGAGCCGGTATTATTCCTGCGATCCATATCGGGGGTGAGGTGTTCGATCAGATTTTTGGAGGAAACAAAATAGACATCAGACCTCAGGGCTCAGCCGAATTAACATTTGGGGTATTATCCAATAACCGAAAAGATGAAACACTCGACGTAAGGCGAAGACGTACAACAAATTTCGATTTTAATGAAAAAATCCAAATGAGTGTTTTGGCTAATATTGGCGATAAAATCCAATTCAAAACAAATTATAATACCGAATCAACTTTCGATTTTGAAAATAAACTGGCACTTAAATATGAGGGCAAGGAAGACGAAATTGTTAAGCTTATTGAGGCCGGTGATGTTACCTTACCACTGCCTACAACACTCATTACCGGTAGCCAAAGTTTGTTTGGGATCAAAACAAAATTACAGTTTGGAAAAGCTACGATTACCAGTGTTTTCTCGCAGCAAAAAAGCCAAACCTCATCTATCACTGTACAAGGAGGTGCTCAAACCAACAAGTTCAGTTTAACAGCGGTTGATTATGAAGAAAACCGTCACTTTTTTGTTGGACAATATTTTAGAGAGGATGTCATCGGCCAAGATGGGAAACCTAGTAACCGATATAATGAAGCATTAAGAAACCTTCCGGTTATAGCATCAAATGTCAATATTACACGGATGGAAGTGTGGGTAACCAACATCGGTCCGGCTGTATCCGATAACAGAAATATCATTGCCTTAGCTGATTTGGGAGAATATCATCCAAACAACAGATATATCAATCCGCTATCAGGGGGTAATTTGCCTTCAAATTTTTCCAATAACTTAATGAATAACCTGGATACAACCCAGTTGCGAAACATCAATACCGTATCTAATTATCTAAAGTACGATCCTTTAAATATTGGACAATCAGGATATTTTGTAGCAGGGGAGGATTTTGAAAAAATTGAAAGTGCACGAAAATTAAGACCTTCAGAATATACTTATAATAGTAAGCTTGGTTTTATTTCGCTAAATACAACACTGAATGCCGATCAAACCCTGGCAGTTGCTTATCAGTACACTGTAATTGGTAACGATCGGGTTTATCAGGTAGGTGAATTTACGGACCAAGGGGTTGATGCCCCCGAAGTGTTGATAGTAAAATTGCTAAAAAGTACTTCTGTAAATACCCATAATAAGATGTGGGATTTGATGATGAAAAATGTGTATTCGATCAGGGCTTACCAGGTGAATCCGGAAGATTTTATTTTTAATATTTTTTATTCCGGAAATAAAAATGGAATTCCTACGGCTTATCTAACTGAAGGGGATGAAAATATAAAGGGAGTTCCGTTGATTAGGTTATTAAATATGGATAACCTGAACCCTCAATTAAATCCTCCTCCCGATGGAATATTCGATTTTATTGATGGTGCAGCTAGGAACGGTGGAACGATTGAAGCAGCTAATGGACGAATCTTTTTCCCTCTATTGGAACCCTTTGGTAAAGATTTAAAAAAGCTGTTCACCGATCCGGAACTAGCCAATAAATATTCCTACGATTCTCTCTATACTTTGACCAAAACAGGTGCAGAGCAATATCCTGATAAAAATAAATTTTTGCTGGAAGGAATTTATAAATCATCCTCAAGTAATGAAATATCGCTAAATGCCTTAAATGTTCCTCAAGGTTCGGTAGTTGTTTCGGCAGGCGGCATCCCCCTTTCCGAAAACATTGATTATACGGTTGATTATACGCTTGGAAGAGTAAGGATTATCAATGAAGGGATCTTAAACTCAGGGACTCCGATCAGGGTATCGCTCGAAAGCAACTCAATGTTCAATTTGCAAACAAAGCGGTTGATGGGCACACATATCAATTATGCGCTGAAAGAAAATACCAATATCGGAGCTACCATTATCAATTTGAACGAAAGGCCGCTTACCCAAAAAACAAATTATGGCGATGACCCAATTTCAAATACCATTTGGGGTATTAATTTTAATTTCGAGGAGGAATCAAGATTACTGACCAAATTAGTCGATAAATTGCCTTTTATAAGTACTAAGGAAAAATCAATTATTAATATTGATGGTGAATTTGCGCATTTTATTCCCGGTCATTCAAGAGCAATTGGAAAAACAGGAACTTCTTATATCGACGATTTTGAAGGAAGCAAATCAACCCTTGATTTGAAAAATTTTGGAGCATGGTTAATGGCTAGTACTCCTCAGGGTCAATTTGAAATGTTTCCGGAAGCGGCACCAAATGAAGGAATCAATTACGGAAAAAACAGGGCAAAATTCGCCTGGTATATCATCGATCCGTTGTTTTATGATAGAAAATCAAATTTAAAACCGCCAAATATTGATAATAATGAGTTATCGAAAAATAGTGTGAGGCAGGTTCTTGAGACTGAAATTTTTCCGAATAAAGATATTCCTAATGGAATTCCTACCAATATCCCGATTTTAAATATGGCTTTTTATCCGAAGGAAAAAGGTCCTTATAATTATGATGCTGATCCGGTTGGAAATCTAACTGCAGGTATCAATCAACAGGGTGAATTGAATAACCCCGAATCAAGGTGGGGTGGAATAATGCGTAAAATTGAATCAACCGATTTTGAGGCAACTAATGTTGAATATATTGAGTTTTGGTTGATGGATCCATTCTCCGAAGATGCGACCAATAATGGAAAACTGTTCTTCAATCTTGGCGATATTTCAGAAGATATTTTAAGGGACTCACGAAAAAGTTTTGAGAACGGACTTCCTACAGGACCTGAAGTTGTTAATGTAGATACCACAATTTGGGGCCGTGTCCCGACTTTGCAATCACTGGTCGAATCATTCTCTAATCAGCCCGGAACCAGAAAATATCAGGATGTAGGTTATGATGGTTTAAGTGATGATGATGAAAGATCGTTTTTTGACAGCACTAACGGTAAACACGACTATTTGAATAAAATTCAACAAATTTTTGGCCCAAATTCAAATGCTTATCTAAAAGCCATAGAGGATCCGTCATCTGATAATTATCATTATTTCAGATCCAGTGCATATGATGACGATAACAAATTTGCGAGTATTTTGGAACGATATAAGAATTTTAATAACCCTGAAGGAAACTCACCGTCAAGCGACCAAAACATTGAAAGTTATCCAACTGCTGCCACCTCATTACCTAATATCGAGGATATTAATTATGACAATACTTTAAGCGAAGCCGAACGCTATTTCCAATATGAAATAGATCTGGATAAAGTAAAAATGAATATTGGTGAAAATTATATTACCGATATTTATGAAGCTACTACACATCAACTTCCCAATGGAAACTTCAAAATCACAAAATGGTATCAGTTTAAGATTCCCATAAGTCAGCCTGATCAAGCCGTTGGCAATATTCAGGATTTTAAATCCATTCGTTTTTTACGAATGTTTATGAATGGTTTTCAACGTCCGGTTGTGCTCAGATTTGCAACATTAGAACTGGTTCGGGGAGAATGGAGAAGATATAAAAATTCTTTGCTTCCGGATGAGATCTCAGACCCAATTGATTTGCAAAGCCAAACTACTTTTGATGTGTCGGCAGTAAATATCGAAGAAAACGGAAAACGTTACCCTGTTCCTTATGTTGTGCCTCCCGGAATTGAAAGGGAAATAAATATAGCCACTACTGATATCATAAGAAGGAACGAGCAATCTATGGTTTTAAAAGTTGATAATCTTGAAGATGGAGATGCACGGGGCGTATACAAAACCACTGATTTCGATTTTCGTCAGTACAAAAACCTTCGCATGTTCGTTCATGCCGAAAAAATGAATGAATCGCAAGAACTTCAAAAAGGGGAATTGAGTGTTTTTATGCGATTTGGCGCTGATTTTACAGAAAACTATTACGAATATGAAATCCCTCTGAATTTTACACCTTGGGGAACAAACGTTTCTGATCCGGAGGCCATTTGGCCTGAAGATAATAGTTTTAATATCGACCTCGAAAAACTTGTGCAAATTAAGCAGCAACGCAATATCGCTATGCGCGATCCTAACTCTCATTTAAGCAATTCTATCCCTTACGTTGTTTATGACGGAAATGCCAAAGTTACTGTTATCGGGATGCCCAGTATAAGCGATGTAAAGGCGGTTTTAATTGGAATCAGAAATCCGAAGCAGATAAATTCGGCTGCCGGAGATGATGGATTGCCCAAAAGTGCCGAAATATGGGTAAATGAAATGCGATTGACTGATTTCAGTAATAAAGGAGGTTGGGCTGCAACAGGGCGTATTTCAGCAAATTTGGCAGATCTTGGCCGGATGACTTTTACAGGCAGCCACAATACTGCCGGGTTTGGAAGTATTGAACAAAGGGTCAATGAAACATTCAGAGAGGCCATTACTTCTTTTGATTTTAGTATGGATATGGAATTAGGTAAATTTTTCACTGAAAAATCAGGTATTCGAATTCCTTTCCATTTTGATTATTCAGAAGCTCAAAGTACGCCACAGTACAATCCTCTGGATCCTGACGTAAAACTCAATGATGAGTTAGAATCATTTGAAACTAAGCTGGAACGTGATTCACTGAAAAGAATTGTTGTTGATTATGTTCAACGGAAGAACATCAATTTTATGAATGTGAGAAAAGATAAGGTTAACAATACCAAAAGTAAAGTTTATGATGTTGAAAATCTAAATTTATCCTATGCATATTCCGAAATTTTTTCGCGCAATATTGATGTTGAATATGATATGAAAAAGGCTTATCGTGGTGGTTTCGGATATAATTTTAATAATAATCCCAAGATCTATAAACCTTTTGGGAAATCAAAATTTCTGGCTCAATCTCCCTATTTAAAACTAATCCAGGACTTTAATTTTTATCTTGCGCCAAAGCAGATTTCGTTTCGGACTGATATGTTCCGTGAACATGATATGCGAACCCTCAGAAATAAAAGCAGGGGAGATGTTCCGATGGAAACATCCTATGTGAAAAAATGGGATTGGAACAGGAACTATAATATTAAATTCGATTTATCACAATCTTTAAAACTTGATTTTAGAGCCAATGCTACGGCTTATATTGATGAGCCACAAGGTAATCCTGAAAAAGGAGATGCTGATTATTCTGGTTATCGAAGGGAGATTTATAAAGAAATTGGCAGCTTAGGTACAATAAACAGATATAATCAGATATTACAGCTGAATTATACTTTACCGTTGCAGAAAATTCCAATTATCGACTGGATGAGTTCTCAGTTTAATTATCAAGGTACATATAATTGGGGAGCTTCACCACGATCGTTACAGGAACGATTTGGAAATCAGATTGAAAATTCAGCTCAAATTCAGTTCACGGGTGATTTCAACTTGACACGGCTGTACGATAAAATCCCATATTTTAAATCGCTAAATCAGCCAACAAGAAGAGTTCAAAACAGAACCCAAACAGCAATAGGACAAAATGTTCAGAAAGAAGTGATGAGAGGCCAGGAGGAAGTTGAATTGTTAAATAGAGTCAATTATCTTAAAGTTGTTGCAGACAATTTTTTAAAATTTTTAATGGGAGTTAAACGTGCTTCTTTTAATTATTCTGAAATTAGTGGCACTTATATTCCGGGTTTTTATCCCGAACCAACCTCTTTCGGAAATTCATGGAAATATAGTCCCAATTCTGATATTCATAATGACGCCCCATCCAAACTTGCACCGGGAATTGGGTTTGTTTTTGGGGATCAGAGGGATATCAGAAATGACGCGGTTCGCTATGGTTGGTTATCTACCGATACCCTTTTAAATCAGCCATATGCAACTAAGAAAACAACTAATTTGACTTTAAGGGCCTCAATTGAACCATTTCCCGGAATTAAAATTGAATTGAATGCAGATCGTGCATATTCCATGAATCATACAGAATATTTTAGGGCTGATGCCAATGGTGAATTCCACTCCTATTCACCGATTGATAATGGAAGTTTTAGTATGTCGACCATCGCTTGGTCCTCTGCCTTTAAAAAGGAATTGGCTGATAACATGTCTGAGAATTTCGAGAAATTTAAAAACAATCGTGAAATAATCGCTTTTAGGCTCGCTGGAGAAAACCCGAACTATTCGGGCCAAACATTTAACACGGATACCATCAACGGGATTACATCGCGTTACCCTGTTGGTTATGGCCCTGCCTCTCAGGATGTATTATTGTATTCTTTGTTGGCGGCCTATACAGGGAAAGATGCAAAAAAAATGTCTTTGACAAAATTCCCTCGAATTCCACTTCCTAATTGGCGGATAACATTTACAGGTTTATCAAAAATTAAAGCCTTGCAAAAATTCTTCAGAAATATCACCATTATGCATGCTTACCGTGCTTCTTACAATGTTGGAAATTTTGTTTCAAGCGTTGGGCGGCAGATGGTTAACGGTTATCCAGCAACATTAAATGTTGACAGGGAAAATTATATTCCGGAATATGACATTTCACAGGTTTCAATTAGCGAGCAATTTGCACCGCTCATAAGCATTGATGTAATTTTACAAAACAGCTTATCTGCAAAAGCTGAAATCAAAAAGTCACGTAATCTTGCATTTAGTTTTACCAACAATCAAATGATTGAAGTAAAAAGTGATGAAATTGTAGTTGGGATTGGATATAGACTTAAAGATGTTTCATTTTCAATGAAATCAAGTGGTGGGGGTAATTCGTCAAGGCGTTTGAGCAGTGATTTAAATTTAAAAGCGGACTTCTCTATGCGTACCAATAAAACTACCCTCAGGCGCATTGATGAGGGAATTAATCAGATTTCATCGGGTCAAAAAGTCATTTCAATTATAACATCGGCTGATTATATGGTAAATCAAAAATTTAATATTCGTTTCTTCTTTGATAAAGTTATCAATAATCCTTTTGTTAGTAATCAGTACCCGAATTCAACAACAAATGGAGGTATAAGTTTAAGATTTATACTCAATTAG
- the gcvH gene encoding glycine cleavage system protein GcvH, translated as MNVPGNLKYTKDHEWILVEGNEATIGITDFAQKELGDIVFIEVETVGEILEAEEAFGTIEAVKTVSDMFMPVGGEVIAFNEDLEVAPENVNKDAYGKGWIIKIKITNIQELDSLLTAKQYKDLIEA; from the coding sequence ATGAATGTACCTGGAAATTTAAAGTATACCAAAGACCATGAATGGATATTGGTTGAAGGCAACGAAGCAACAATTGGGATAACTGATTTTGCACAAAAAGAGTTGGGAGATATTGTTTTTATTGAAGTTGAAACAGTTGGCGAAATATTAGAAGCCGAAGAGGCTTTTGGTACAATTGAAGCAGTTAAAACCGTTTCTGATATGTTTATGCCGGTAGGCGGGGAAGTAATTGCTTTTAATGAAGACTTAGAAGTAGCTCCTGAGAATGTAAATAAAGATGCATACGGAAAGGGTTGGATTATTAAAATAAAAATTACAAATATACAAGAGCTGGATTCTTTGCTTACTGCCAAACAGTACAAAGATTTGATTGAAGCTTAA
- a CDS encoding VanZ family protein, which translates to MSGVPGNMIPKVENFWSWLRPDKIMHIFLYGVFFYLLLNSVAKHLNTAVLGIKRLIILLTIGIIFAALTEILQAKIFINRDGSLYDFIANMIGCLAGLTIYLVTSKKKHIKL; encoded by the coding sequence TTGTCAGGAGTTCCTGGAAACATGATTCCAAAGGTTGAAAACTTTTGGAGTTGGCTAAGACCGGATAAAATTATGCACATTTTTTTATATGGGGTGTTTTTTTACCTTTTATTAAATAGTGTGGCAAAGCATCTAAACACAGCTGTTCTGGGAATTAAACGACTCATAATTTTGCTAACTATTGGCATAATATTTGCAGCTTTAACAGAAATATTACAAGCTAAAATATTTATAAACAGAGATGGAAGTTTATATGATTTTATTGCGAATATGATAGGGTGTTTGGCTGGATTAACTATCTATTTAGTGACATCAAAAAAAAAGCATATTAAATTATAA
- a CDS encoding energy transducer TonB, with translation MDAKKTPKADLESKRMLFVQFGLVIALFLVFVAFEYKSYEKRKIDIGTREAVDIVEEIIPITEQKVQPPPPPPPTVTTVINIVEDEVEIETEIEIDAQANEKTEIAEYVPIKMEEEAEIKEDHIFTIVEADAEYPGGEKARMEFLNKNIKYPTMARESGIQGRVHVTFVVERDGSVTDVQITRGIGGGCDEEAVRVVKLMPKWIPGKQRNKPVRVQFNLPIKFTLQ, from the coding sequence ATGGATGCAAAAAAGACCCCAAAAGCCGACCTCGAATCAAAAAGAATGCTTTTTGTTCAATTTGGCTTAGTGATAGCCCTTTTTCTAGTGTTTGTTGCTTTCGAGTACAAAAGCTATGAAAAAAGAAAAATAGATATAGGAACGCGTGAGGCTGTTGATATTGTTGAAGAAATTATTCCGATTACGGAACAAAAGGTGCAACCACCCCCACCACCCCCTCCAACTGTAACAACTGTAATTAATATTGTTGAAGATGAAGTTGAGATTGAGACTGAAATCGAGATTGACGCTCAAGCTAATGAGAAAACAGAAATTGCAGAATATGTTCCAATCAAAATGGAGGAAGAAGCTGAAATTAAGGAGGATCACATATTTACCATAGTTGAGGCTGATGCTGAATATCCGGGTGGTGAGAAAGCTAGAATGGAATTTCTTAACAAAAATATTAAGTACCCCACCATGGCTCGAGAGAGTGGAATACAAGGGAGGGTGCATGTAACTTTTGTTGTTGAAAGAGATGGATCTGTTACGGACGTTCAGATTACCCGAGGTATCGGTGGTGGATGCGATGAGGAAGCCGTTAGGGTTGTAAAATTAATGCCTAAGTGGATTCCTGGTAAACAAAGAAACAAACCTGTTCGTGTTCAGTTTAACCTCCCTATTAAGTTTACATTGCAATAA
- the uvrC gene encoding excinuclease ABC subunit UvrC: MDLLKEIIKSLPGKAGVYQYFNKDGKIIYVGKAKNLKKRVSSYFNKDQTANGKVRILVKNIADIKFIVVETEFDALLLENNFIKKYQPRYNVLLKDDKTFPWICIKNENFPRIISTRHLIKDGSVYFGPYASVRMMNTLLDLTKQLYPLRNCNHNLSESNIIQNKFKVCLEYHLGNCMGPCVGKESKEDYSQKIDNITDIIKGNISTVANQLKKLMGSYAQAEAFEKAQIVKEKLELLDRYKSKSTVVNPKINNVDVFSIITDEHNAFANFLKVVDGAIIQAHSIEIKKKLNESPEELLAIAVAELHQRFQSNAKEIILSHDIKLEFPGIKFTIPKQGDKKKLLELSERNAKYYKLDKLKQKSLVDPERHSKRILNQLMEDLRLKELPVRIECFDNSNMQGDYPVAAMVSFKNAKPDKNEYRHYNIKTVEGPNDFASMEEIIYRRYKRLTEENKELPQLIVVDGGKGQLSAAIKSLEKLNLRGKIAIIGIAKKLEEIYFPDDSVPLYINKKSESLKLIQQLRDEAHRFGITHHRNKMEKGTIKSVLTEIEGIGYSTAQKLLWKFKSVKNIQEANLEEITKVIGNAKANIILEYFNKIT, from the coding sequence ATTGATCTATTAAAAGAAATCATAAAATCACTACCCGGGAAAGCGGGGGTTTATCAGTATTTCAACAAGGATGGGAAAATCATTTATGTAGGAAAAGCAAAGAACCTGAAAAAAAGGGTTTCATCTTATTTTAACAAAGACCAGACTGCAAATGGTAAAGTTAGAATATTAGTTAAAAACATCGCCGACATCAAATTCATTGTGGTCGAAACTGAATTTGACGCCCTTCTTTTAGAGAATAATTTTATCAAGAAGTATCAACCACGTTACAATGTTTTGCTTAAGGATGACAAAACCTTCCCCTGGATTTGCATTAAAAATGAGAATTTTCCACGAATTATTTCGACAAGGCATCTGATAAAGGATGGTTCGGTTTATTTTGGTCCTTATGCCTCAGTTCGGATGATGAATACTTTGTTGGATTTAACGAAACAACTTTATCCTTTACGAAACTGCAACCACAATCTCTCAGAATCCAATATTATTCAGAACAAATTCAAAGTATGCCTTGAATATCATTTAGGGAACTGCATGGGTCCTTGTGTAGGTAAGGAATCAAAAGAAGATTACAGTCAAAAAATTGATAACATTACTGATATCATCAAAGGAAATATCAGTACCGTTGCAAACCAGCTCAAGAAATTGATGGGTTCTTACGCTCAGGCGGAGGCCTTCGAAAAAGCGCAAATTGTTAAGGAGAAACTCGAACTATTAGATCGTTATAAAAGCAAATCAACCGTTGTTAACCCTAAAATAAATAATGTCGATGTTTTTTCAATTATTACGGATGAACATAACGCATTTGCTAATTTTTTAAAAGTTGTTGATGGGGCAATTATTCAGGCACATTCAATCGAAATCAAAAAGAAACTTAATGAAAGCCCTGAAGAGCTTTTAGCAATCGCAGTAGCTGAATTACATCAGCGATTTCAAAGTAATGCCAAAGAAATTATTTTATCTCACGACATTAAACTGGAGTTTCCGGGAATAAAATTTACCATTCCTAAACAAGGTGATAAAAAGAAATTACTTGAACTTTCAGAACGCAATGCCAAGTATTATAAGCTCGACAAGTTGAAACAAAAATCGTTGGTTGATCCTGAACGACATTCAAAACGCATTCTCAATCAACTGATGGAAGATTTAAGGTTAAAGGAGTTACCTGTTCGCATCGAATGTTTCGACAATTCAAATATGCAGGGAGATTATCCTGTTGCTGCAATGGTTTCATTTAAAAATGCCAAACCAGATAAAAATGAATACCGACATTACAATATCAAAACCGTTGAAGGCCCCAATGATTTTGCATCAATGGAAGAAATTATTTATAGAAGGTATAAACGTTTGACTGAAGAAAATAAAGAACTTCCACAACTTATCGTGGTTGATGGTGGGAAGGGCCAACTAAGTGCAGCAATAAAAAGTCTTGAAAAGCTAAATTTAAGAGGAAAGATCGCAATCATCGGTATCGCAAAGAAGTTAGAGGAAATTTATTTTCCTGACGATTCGGTCCCACTTTATATCAATAAAAAATCTGAAAGTTTAAAATTAATTCAACAACTCAGGGATGAAGCTCACCGCTTTGGAATCACACACCATCGCAATAAGATGGAAAAAGGAACCATTAAATCAGTGTTGACCGAAATAGAGGGTATTGGTTATTCAACTGCCCAAAAATTACTCTGGAAATTTAAATCAGTCAAAAACATACAGGAGGCAAATTTAGAAGAGATTACAAAAGTAATTGGGAATGCAAAAGCCAATATTATTTTAGAATATTTTAATAAGATCACATAA